Sequence from the Nasonia vitripennis strain AsymCx chromosome 5, Nvit_psr_1.1, whole genome shotgun sequence genome:
AGAGacgtttatcaaaaaattttttaacaaagatTTTGCAATCCAGATTTTGATGCATCCCTTGCCTTTTATACTCCGAacttatatatacaaaaatatataattatatagaAGTCTTTgtataaagtaaataatagCACATGTGTCGCTATAAGCTAAAGTATTCTAGTAATTATATACCACTTTAAACGCGAGACTGTCATGGAGAATGAACGTTAAACATGcaatataataattcattttatattaaaaaccCTTGTGATCGGTTGgttgaaaataattgtttttggATATGCAACTGTTAACCAACTAATTGCATATCGATGTGTCATTCACCAAGATTATACACACTTAAACACAAGTATTCTTACATGCTCGTGTTCTTTATTTCATGTAAATACACTGTGAAGTCGACCACCCAACAAGTTTTTCGATGTCAGTTCCTTTCAAATTTGTAGCACCATTTTTCCTTATACGTTGTGGAATCTATGGAAGTATCGAGCTCCGATCAGTAATCTGCATTGGGAATGTAATTCATATTgatgtttaaattaaatagatttttgaTGCAGTGTAAAAAGTTGCGGTCATTGTAATAGATTCTTGGAGCTTGATACTTTCACCGATACATTCGTTCTAAAAGCTTTTCAAGTTTTGAGCAACACTCGCTTCTACCAATTCACCTTCTGTCGTTGGATCTCATTTTGAGGTATggataatttgtttttgagaaatttttcaAGTCTTTAACAAGGATAAAAATAGTTTAGTGATAGTTTTGACGCCGCTTTGATCACGTTAACCATAAAGTTAGTCAATGAGTGGCCTTCATCGAGTTCATgaatcacacacacactacgGCACGTGTGTGCAAGCAATACGTGCACTTCTGCCGCTGATAAGTTCAAAACTAGTGAAGTAAAGCCTTGATCACTACGAGATGAAATGCAATGCGATAGTCGACCAATCCTCCTTCTGCCCGTTATCGGTATGTTATATCAGAAAAGCACCTACCTGTAGTACATCTGTACTGGCATCGAATTTCACAATTCGCCCTTACTATCTGATCATGATGCATGGCCTTGAACTTTTACAATAACAATCATTCGCATAAATCAACTGACTAAACTGACATCGATTTTTTGGCCAATTTCTCAGGAGCACAACGACTCGATCGGCTTCGCGTCGTCTGGTAACTTGCAGATTCCTTTGGCCAATGGAAATATTATGAAAATACCCCTCACAAGCATAAATATCAGCGAGGAGGTGAATAAAACTGGTATCTGGCAGCAGGTCAACGAGGGAAACGACAAAAACAAACAGTCTAATAAGTTGATCAAGTGAGTCGGCTAGCACGAAAGATATCATATAAACAGTTACTTTGGATTACCTAATGTTGAGAAATTTTAGTGTAGGGAAACAGAAGAAGCATTCGAAGAAAGATGCTGTTCTGTCAACAGACGAGACGACGAGGCTAACTACTATGACGGAGGAAGACGAGGATGACGGTGGCATATCAATCAAGGTGAAAAACGTTAACAACTCTAAATTTTAACCATCACTACTACAAcaactactactactaccatCACCGAGAATAACAGTACACGGCAAGAGCACGATACACCGGCATGCGACATAACCCTATGTATTACGGCTGTGAGTAATATTCACGCGAATGAAAGCTGAAGCTGACACAAGGCCGTCGCTTTAGATGAATGTAGCTTAATCATCagcttttttcaaataaaacaaaaataactaTATATTGATTTGTCACACCCCGTCCGATGATATttcgatttttcgaatttgGTTTGCATTTACAAATACTAGTATATGATTGAGATGttgaatttgaaaatctaCTATGCCATAATGTAGTGTTAACAATAGTTTACAGAATTTTCCGAATGATATATTCAATAGGTATAATCAATTCGGTCATATTGTAAGCCCTTTTCTCATGATTACCTCCACATTACGTTTTCATATTGATGAAAAGAAATACAATCTCTAATTCTGAGCCATTCAAATAATATCAACTGTAAACTACGCCCGATCCTCCAGTAATGTGCATAATGAAAGTATATAATGTATTTGACATTTGAAATGCGTCAATCTTTACAGATACGTATAACAAATATGCAATACGTTTGTTTCTTCTAAAATATCTTCAAACGAAATTAATGTAAGTTCTTAGCGTTATGACACTGTGCTGTTTGTTTTAGCATTATAATAATGTTGCTTCGCTTATGTGTGTAGCTGCTATGAATAAGTGTACATGTATATAGCACTCAACAAGTTGTGTAAAACCACAAAaacagtaacaataagcaACTCGTATCATTGAttcttttttcataaattttgataatattCATATCATGATATTGGACTTGCTTTTTCATTTGTCTAGAGAACATTGTATCGATATGCTGTTTTTTACTGCTAAACCCTGACCCGTATTTTATGAATGAGTAAATAGTTGTCATTCTTTATTAAGTCCATATTTTTGGCCGGATCCCGGATACATAGAGTATTctaaagtataaaaaaaaagaaaaacagaatCTAGGTATATGGGTATTCGCTTCTCTTTTCTTACAGGTTGACTTGATACGATCGAAAGATACTAGTCCTTTCAAGGCAAATGGTACTACTTCCGCCGAGACTTCCGTCTGATTTGTACATCAAATACACAATGCCGTTATCAATTCATACAAAATATGAAGTCACGTTTACAAAAGTTACTTTAACAGTTAAGATTTCAACTGAATAATCTCTGAAGATTTCCGAGGTTTTATATACAATTCAAGATAGTGACAAACAATATTAGTAACAAATTAGCACGGAATAGTGAAATGAATGACTCATTAACATGATAAGACGATTTAATATAGacgatatttattttacaatctgATGATCCGTATACTTCGTACGataaaacaaattataaattattgtaatagCAAAGTATTATTTTGACGATGATCATGATAATAAATTTACGTATTTTGGCGAATTTTAAGACCTTGAAAAATGTTTGTGTCATAAATTGTGCGTAATTATTAATCGCGTGAGAAGTGAAAGTATAAGTGCAAGATGCGTTTTCAGAGACAGTTTTATAGTAAAGAGGCTCTATTATTAAAGACATTATTTCTACACCGAAATTATAACTTATTGTAAAATGTCAGATGATAGATAATGTCGTTGTGTTAATTGCAATTCACATGTTATTCATATGATCGCACGCATTCTTCAAAAGTATTTGATAAACTTACATCACTGAGAtgataacaattttttaatacaagcaaataattaatgattataaaaatgtagcaTTGCATTTTACACTGAAACGCACATTTCTAATGACATTAAAGAATATCAATAAGTTCTCACATAATTTAAATAGGTACAATATGTAAAGGAACTTATGACATTTGAAAAACTCGTTAAAAATAGCAAAGAAttcttaaagatgtttgttaaaatttgtatCATTTGTTGTAGAGATATGTTATGTAGCATTATAAAAATTAGcatgtttaaatatttacttAGCGTTAATGATTCATGCTTACTGGttgacattatttttaaaaataccgtAAAGTGATTAAGACTTTACTAGCATTCTATAagttgtaaaaatatatttcaatttactAAGCAAAATGCCAAAAAACCCCGAATGAGTGCTTCCTTTAAAAACTATCACTATTTGCTTTACCAAATGAAATAGTTTTTTATGGTGGAATGCACGTACGATGTTTAGTACTGTTACAAGAGTCAttgcatttttaaaagaaGAACGTTCTTTAATGCAAAGAAACGGCGTTTACTGGATATAAAAGAAGATGTGATTTTCAAGTAAAAAATTGAGACTCgtttagtttaaattttttgaagaaCATTCTTCTTAGGACCgaatatatgtaaaaaagttaaaaaatggTTATTAAAGAAttactaaaataaattttcagtttGTTGATTAATTTGATCGTAGgaataatttgaattatgcgaaattaaaaaaaacttgcATTTCTACTGTTAAATGACCTCCaatgtttaattttattcttgtTGAATCATCTATACGTGAGAAGGTTCacgtttttatatttaattaaaattgatgATAAGAAAGTTGATGGgaaaataatgtaattttcAGAGCACGTCTTTAAAGTGCATGTACCAGTTTATTCAATGTATCAAAATCTCATTATGTAAAACATGGCAATGTTCGATATTAAACATCGTAGATTTAGAGAACGTCAGAATTATTAGTATTATTTGGTTGTGATTAGATAATCATTGTATTTCGATTACGTGATAAAATGCGAATCATAAATGAATTCTGTAAAATGGTTTAATTGAAAACCGCAATATTCTAatgcaataattttattttactaaagTTACATTTCAAGCAATCGCAAAATTGTAAAGATCTGTAATTGAAATGCGAAGGAAAACAGCTGGGAGCTTCAATGAATTTTCGAAGACGTGTGATTGcaatttattatatactcgtCTATTAAACTATTATTAAAACTGAGGAGGCAttatattgtttaattaagaagtttttattgtattttgcGTATAGAGGAAAGTGATATAAGTTTGGCATTTTTATCGTCATCTTGTATcgatgtaaataaataaatgcgtGTATAGATTAGGACAAAAATATGgttaatgtaataaaatatcattGATACAAGCTTAGTAATGTCTTATTTATTACTAAATACCGATTGTACTTTTTAATATCGACGTCAGATGCTTTCATCGATATTGACTTTTTTACATAAGAAACTTGCCCCTTATTTGAATCCGTATAAGTATAAGTACATATGAACATTAATTATTTCGGTAATTGTCCTGGTAAGCAGTGAAACTGATCAGTATAGTAAGCACAGCTTAGAATCAACTGGTCAGTCTAAGATACAATAACTGCTTAGGTACTGACTAATAAGACTGCTCGGATTCCGAATTATACGAAACACGTGCTTAACTTCGAAAAAGACATGCATAAGCATACACTGTATTGTAAAtagtttctatatttttgtatttcatCTATTATTTATAATGGATCAAACATGCAATCGTAGCAATAGCATATAATCTTTCTTTATTTCAGAGGGGTGCtgatttacaaattattaGTTATTTTATGTTTGCGTTTGTTTAATTTGCTTGGCAGCCCTTAAGCAGTGCTGTAgttaaaaatctgaaaaaaaataaaatgccaCTGGGCTAAAACTGCTTAATGAACTGACTGACATTTTTACGAAGGatttaattgtattttttaatgaactTTTCCAATATACAAAAGTATTCAATATTTTGCGCCATTTATTTGGAAATGGTACACATAGCTAGAAATACAAATACTGTATAATCTTTTGAATAAATcaagcaattaaaattttttttcaaattagcTTTTTCGTAAGTATGTGTCATTAAGCAATGGCTATTAGTCCGGGCGCCAGCTTATACAGCCGGCCTGAAAACGCAAAGGAAAATTGTTCTTAACAATTTGTTATAAACTActaacaaaaattgtttattttgggtttcaaaaaattaaattcttaatCTTTAGACAATTGAAAACTGAAATTAttcttatcaatttttttgcaGATTGCTTggtttttgtataaaaaaggTTAAAGGATAAGAAGAATAAGGATAATTTCGAGTTCAATTGAAAACTGAAacttttgatgattttttatataaaaactaaaaattgttaagaataatttcagttttaaattgtttaaagattacgaaattaattttttgaaacccaaaataaatatttttttgtaatagtttataataaattgttaataacaatttttctttGCATCTTCAGGCCAATAACCCAGTAAATTCCAATGTCGAAATACATAAGAAAAGATTGGGTTTTAAGTGGGGGATGGGGTTGGCCACGGCCATATAGACTGGCGcctaccctggtagaaacgttaacagttaataagctaagttCTGGGTcacttagctaagttgtggttaacaatttaaataaataagagtttaaacattataaatgcatagatatacacattaactcaagataaaacagaacatttgcttgaaatttgtcaaatgactgttacaatccagaaattatagtatttgtaataaaacatgcaaaggttctaatgcaagaaaaaaaggaaaaaaacaatttttaacttaaaaataatactgtgttggtataatagacacgcatcactaaaatattagtaacattttgcttaatttttttacattcaaatttgataataatggtcaactaaacttaactttttaacggttttcactcgttaattttctaccagggtagaCAATATAGTTTTGGTTGAATTTGAATGCCCAAGACAACAGTGTCAAAAGGAACTGTTTACGTGTTAGAGAGTGTTTTAGATTGTTCTAAGCATAGAATCAGAAACTCTCCATTGCAGCCACATgatatacgatattttttgctttatttctATAGTATAATTCTATTCTATAATTTTGCAGTAGGGCACTATAGTGTATTGTCACAGTGCAAACTTGACTAGTTTTTGAATAAACTTATAGTTCTATTGAAGTGATTAccatacatatatttatatatctaatagattttgaacaataaaatttatgttaCTATTTTGCAAACATAAATCAAGAGGCGTGATAGCACCGCACTAGCAAGAAAGGGCAAAGTTCGGTTCAGGAAAGGACGACCCTATATATTAAGAGGAGCAATAGCACCGTACTAGCAAGAAAGGGCGAAGTTCGGTCCAGGAAAGGGCAACCctatatactttaaaattgGGTTTTCTAACCTCCAACAAAAATCTTGATTGCATGTAAATCATTAGTGTTGCGCTTATGTGTAATCTGTTGGTATctatttgaaatatattaaCCTAATCTTTCATCTTTAAAACGATTTATTCGAATATATTacgttattaacttaatattgcaagttgaaaatttgctcgaTGAATTACTTTTTGTCAGAGTTTCTTCTCCCGATGGCCGATATTTTGTCTCATCCAgtcacgtgacttccggtGAGACGTATTATACACCAGTGGTTACAGCAGTTATGATCTACTTTACAGACATTCATCTGCTACTCGGTAACACGACGCGATTGTGTTATTATATGTTATgtacatataattatatttcattcGCCTCGTTCTCGAGATTATGTGTAGTCATCCTTTCATCCGCTAGATGTCACAACGTTTAGAGActaaaaggagaaaaaaggtGGGGAGAGCGCTTGGCGGACGTGTTTTTTCCTTTGGTCATTTGCgttttgatttttcttatGCTTTTTCCTTGAGAGTGATCGGCTATGAGTAAGAGGAAGGTTGAGGAGTTACCGTTTGGTAGGACCAAGAAGTTGCAGAATAATCCTAAACGAAGAGATGAATCCTCTTTTGGCAAGGAATCCGGCTTGAGAAGCTCAAATCCTGGTAGCTTCTTCGACAAGGACTATGATTCCGGTGGAGAGGATGGAGTCAAGTCAGAGAGTGGATCAGAAGGTATGTTTTGTAATGTGGAGAGTTTTTGAGTGAAGCCACCTTGGTTTTTTGGTCTACACGCGCTCGCAAGACGCGGTTGTCATTCTTTTTCCTTGGCTTTCGGCCTGTTCGCAAGGCGAGTCACGGgaaatttgttttttcgttttttctctctcttctaaATATGAACACTCGCAGGATGTGCATAGTATCTTATAGAAGCGTATTTAGAGTTGCTTGCAGGACAACGCAGTCGAAGCTTTGCATTGTTTCGGTCGACAGGTCTGTGCTTGCTATTCACAGTATTACCCGCTCGTGTTTTGTCTCTGCTGCGCGCAAGCCAGTACAGATTCGTGAAAGGCGGCGCGCTTATCAAACCCTCGCATGAGGTTTGTGTGTAAGTTTGGCCTGTTTTTTCGTACAAGTGACACCCGATGATTCTTTTCAGAGAATCGAGACGTCCAAAGTGAGGCGGAAGAGAACCTGGACGACGAGACCAGAGAGATATTAGGTGTCGATCCGTTGGCATCCAAGGCCTTGGACATCAAGTTTCATCCGTCAGTTTTGAGAGTAAGCCTTTTATCTTTGTTTTGAAAGAAGTTTTTTGATATTAGACCTAATGTGTTTTATCTTTGATTTCTAGAGAGGAAAGTTTTGGTATGAAAATGGTTTGCCAAAAGAAGAGAGTGAGAATATTCTGGAAAAATATGGCACCCCAGTTGGAGTTGTAGTACCCGAATTGAATCGTGAGGTAGAGAAGAAGTTACCGAGCCATGCCAAGACAAGGGATTCTTTGATGCTTAAGAGACAGCGACTTGCTGCTGCGGCTTTTAAAGCTAATGGATGGCTATTATCTACATGTATTGAGAATAAAGAAGGTGTTGATAGACTGGAGTGTTTGGAAAGGTTGACTGATGTTATGAAATTGATAGCAGAAATTATGAACAGTCAGACAAAATCGAGAAGAGCCCTTATCTTAGGAGGCCTAGACAAATAGTCAAAGAGTATTTTGGAAGATACGAAGGCTGATAATCTACTTTTTGGCAAAAAGCTGAGTGAGAAGGTAAAGGAGACGAAGAACATGGATTCTTTTCCCATTGGCCCAAGCCTATCTTTCACGCATCGTCAGCCTTTAAACTCGTACGGCCAGCAGGGAAAGAGACCGACCCAAAGCAACATAGACCGCCAAGGTCAGTTCAATTCGTTCAGAGGCAGAGGTCGCGTGAACTTCAGGAGCAACTACCGCAATCAACCGTTCAACCAGAGGGCGCCGTACCAAGGATAGAACCGATTCAGGAATCAGGTCCAAGGAAGATAAACGATGTATGTAAAGTTGTTGGTCGTCTGCgaaaatttgttaaaacttGGGAGGAGGTTACCTCTGATAGTTTTATTCTAGGATGCGTGTCGAGATATTATAAGATCGATTTTAGTTCGGAAGTTTCTCAGGCTAAGTTAGCTAGttaccgagagagaaa
This genomic interval carries:
- the LOC100679328 gene encoding uncharacterized protein LOC100679328, with amino-acid sequence MSKRKVEELPFGRTKKLQNNPKRRDESSFGKESGLRSSNPGSFFDKDYDSGGEDGVKSESGSEENRDVQSEAEENLDDETREILGVDPLASKALDIKFHPSVLRRGKFWYENGLPKEESENILEKYGTPVGVVVPELNREVEKKLPSHAKTRDSLMLKRQRLAAAAFKANGWLLSTCIENKEGVDRLECLERLTDVMKLIAEIMNSQTKSRRALILGGLDK